A region of Streptomyces sp. NBC_01267 DNA encodes the following proteins:
- the guaA gene encoding glutamine-hydrolyzing GMP synthase → MPAAPPAAPEVVLVVDFGAQYAQLIARRVREARVYSEIVPSTMPVAEMLAKNPKAIILSGGPSSVYAPGAPTVDRALFEAGVPVFGMCYGFQLMATTLGGTVDDNGAREYGRTGLTVSKPASTLFEGTPAEQSVWMSHGDACSAAPEGFTVTASTDVVPVAAFENDEKKLYGVQHHPEVLHSTHGQQVLEHFLYRGAGIEPTWTTTNVVEEQVALIRQQVGTKRAICGLSGGVDSAVAAALVQKAIGSQLTCVYVDHGLMRKGETEQVEKDFVAATGVQLKVVDAEERFLNALKGVSDPETKRKIIGREFIRVFEQAQAEIIADAGEDVAFLVQGTLYPDVVESGGGTGTANIKSHHNVGGLPEDIEFELVEPLRQLFKDEVRMVGQELGLPDEIVQRQPFPGPGLGIRIVGEVTKDRLDLLREADAIAREELTAAGLDREIWQCPVVLLADVRSVGVQGDGRTYGHPIVLRPVSSEDAMTADWTRMPYDVLGKISTRITNEVADVNRVVLDVTSKPPGTIEWE, encoded by the coding sequence GTGCCAGCAGCACCCCCCGCCGCCCCCGAGGTCGTCCTCGTCGTCGACTTCGGCGCGCAGTACGCCCAGCTCATCGCCCGTCGCGTCCGTGAGGCGCGGGTCTACAGCGAGATCGTGCCGTCGACCATGCCGGTGGCCGAGATGCTGGCCAAGAACCCGAAGGCGATCATCCTCTCCGGCGGCCCGTCGTCGGTGTACGCACCGGGCGCGCCCACCGTCGACCGTGCGCTCTTCGAGGCCGGGGTCCCGGTCTTCGGTATGTGCTACGGCTTCCAGCTCATGGCGACCACCCTCGGCGGCACGGTCGACGACAACGGTGCGCGGGAGTACGGGCGTACCGGTCTCACCGTCTCCAAGCCCGCGTCGACCCTCTTCGAGGGCACCCCGGCCGAGCAGTCGGTGTGGATGTCGCACGGCGACGCCTGCTCCGCCGCCCCCGAGGGCTTCACGGTCACCGCGTCCACGGACGTCGTGCCGGTGGCGGCCTTCGAGAACGACGAGAAGAAGCTGTACGGCGTGCAGCACCACCCCGAGGTGCTGCACTCCACGCACGGCCAGCAGGTCCTTGAGCACTTCCTCTACCGGGGCGCCGGCATCGAGCCGACCTGGACCACGACCAATGTCGTCGAGGAGCAGGTCGCGCTGATCCGTCAGCAGGTCGGCACCAAGCGCGCCATCTGCGGGCTGTCCGGCGGTGTCGACTCCGCGGTGGCCGCCGCGCTGGTGCAGAAGGCCATCGGGTCCCAGCTGACCTGCGTGTACGTCGACCACGGCCTGATGCGCAAGGGCGAGACCGAGCAGGTCGAGAAGGACTTCGTCGCCGCCACGGGCGTGCAGCTCAAGGTCGTCGACGCCGAGGAGCGCTTCCTGAACGCGCTCAAGGGTGTCTCCGACCCCGAGACGAAGCGCAAGATCATCGGCCGCGAGTTCATCCGGGTCTTCGAGCAGGCGCAGGCGGAGATCATCGCCGACGCGGGCGAGGACGTCGCGTTCCTGGTGCAGGGCACCCTGTACCCGGACGTCGTCGAGTCCGGCGGCGGCACCGGCACGGCCAACATCAAGTCCCACCACAACGTGGGCGGGCTCCCCGAGGACATCGAGTTCGAACTGGTCGAGCCGTTGCGCCAGCTGTTCAAGGACGAGGTCCGGATGGTCGGCCAGGAGCTGGGCCTGCCGGACGAGATCGTCCAGCGCCAGCCCTTCCCCGGCCCCGGCCTCGGGATCCGCATCGTCGGTGAGGTCACCAAGGACCGCCTCGACCTGCTGCGCGAGGCCGACGCCATCGCCCGCGAGGAGCTGACGGCGGCCGGTCTCGACCGTGAGATCTGGCAGTGCCCGGTGGTGCTGCTCGCCGACGTGCGGTCGGTGGGCGTCCAGGGCGACGGCCGGACCTACGGCCACCCGATCGTGCTGCGGCCCGTCTCGTCCGAGGACGCCATGACGGCCGACTGGACGCGGATGCCGTACGACGTGCTCGGGAAGATCTCGACCCGCATCACCAACGAGGTCGCCGATGTGAACCGCGTGGTCCTCGACGTGACGAGCAAGCCGCCGGGCACCATCGAGTGGGAGTAG
- a CDS encoding class II aldolase/adducin family protein produces the protein MSETPAPVPVEHLRFAMPPVHETLAEERQYRKERLAGALRLFAQYGYEDGVSDHITARDPGYADCYWVNPFGVPLADLAAHDLILVNGDGQVVEGSRHVNQAAFAVHAQVHRARPGVVAVAHSHSLHGRALSTLGELLDPITQESCAFYEDHALYDSYTGVIVDEEEGRRIAAALGARKAVILRNHGLLTVGDSVDAAAWWFVTMERSCQVQLAARAAGKPVLIDHRSAVATREQLGSDLVAWINYQPLWQRISRTGPDAP, from the coding sequence ATGAGTGAGACGCCCGCCCCCGTACCGGTGGAACACCTGCGGTTCGCGATGCCGCCCGTCCACGAAACGCTCGCCGAGGAGCGCCAGTACCGCAAGGAACGGCTGGCGGGGGCGCTGCGGCTCTTCGCGCAGTACGGGTACGAGGACGGCGTCTCGGACCACATCACCGCCCGCGACCCCGGGTACGCCGACTGCTACTGGGTGAACCCCTTCGGGGTGCCCCTCGCGGACCTCGCGGCGCACGACCTGATCCTGGTCAACGGCGACGGGCAGGTCGTCGAGGGCAGTCGCCACGTCAACCAGGCCGCCTTCGCCGTCCACGCCCAGGTGCACCGGGCCCGGCCCGGTGTCGTCGCCGTCGCGCACAGCCACTCGCTGCACGGGCGGGCGCTCTCCACGCTGGGGGAACTGCTCGACCCCATCACGCAGGAGTCCTGTGCGTTCTACGAGGATCACGCCCTCTACGACTCCTACACCGGCGTGATCGTGGACGAGGAGGAGGGCCGCCGGATCGCCGCCGCGCTCGGTGCCCGCAAGGCCGTCATCCTGCGCAACCACGGACTGCTGACCGTGGGCGACTCGGTCGACGCGGCGGCCTGGTGGTTCGTCACCATGGAGCGCTCCTGCCAGGTCCAACTCGCCGCGCGTGCCGCCGGGAAGCCCGTGCTCATCGACCACCGGAGCGCGGTGGCCACCCGGGAGCAGCTGGGCAGCGATCTGGTCGCCTGGATCAACTACCAGCCGCTGTGGCAGCGGATCAGCCGTACCGGCCCGGACGCGCCGTGA
- a CDS encoding DoxX family membrane protein, which translates to MPSGFGAARGRRGGRWKETARRHSLLPLRVFLGVTFCYAGIDKLTDSAFLHASGAGSIDELMHSVRDSAAVPGLVDLALNSPSGFGYAIALGELAVGLGTLLGLFGRVAALGGALISLSLWLTVSWQSTPYYYGNDLVYLMAWLPLLLAGSPLLSADAFLADRRRTP; encoded by the coding sequence ATGCCCAGTGGGTTCGGCGCCGCACGGGGACGCCGTGGCGGTCGCTGGAAGGAGACCGCGCGCCGCCACTCGCTGCTTCCGCTCCGCGTCTTCCTCGGCGTCACGTTCTGCTACGCCGGAATCGACAAGCTCACCGACTCCGCCTTCCTCCACGCGTCGGGCGCCGGCTCGATCGACGAGCTGATGCACTCCGTGCGCGACTCGGCGGCCGTGCCCGGCCTGGTGGACCTCGCCCTGAACAGCCCGTCCGGCTTCGGATACGCGATCGCCCTCGGCGAACTGGCCGTCGGCCTGGGCACCCTGCTGGGCCTCTTCGGCCGGGTCGCCGCGCTCGGCGGGGCCCTGATCTCGCTCAGTCTCTGGCTGACCGTGAGCTGGCAGTCCACGCCGTACTACTACGGGAACGACCTCGTCTACCTCATGGCCTGGCTGCCGCTCCTGCTCGCCGGGTCGCCGCTGCTCTCCGCCGACGCCTTCCTGGCGGACCGCCGCCGTACCCCGTAA
- a CDS encoding PspC domain-containing protein encodes MTTPPPQDEPRPQLRRHRKNKVVAGVCGGLGRHFDLDPVVFRVVLGVLAVTGGVGLIFYGFAWLVIQQDGEDENEARRLLTGRVEGASMAAVLLALAGCGFFLSMLHYVSVLVFAALLSLATAGCAVWSERRRMAPPETASPVPGATRAPGASGTAGQKVPDAPPETKAPPTPGSPSWWRDPIVKDGTTGPVGSGYLWGPSDSAAEPPPSRQSPWTAAPAAASRGPRGIGGRVFLLALVAAGLGTGLAWHGHPVGTSLQIGLSCALAVFGLGMLLSAFVGRTGGGTLVMVVLTTGLLAGATALPKDVSPHWVRTDWRPTSPTDVRPRYQVGSGVGTLDLGGLDVAPGQSVSTRVVVGAGRATVVVPKNVTVRLKVTVGLGDVQLPGEGPNDIDISPGQDRTVTLPAVPVVGKAVNDAIGGAPRTVNLYVEVGVGQAEVTRAK; translated from the coding sequence ATGACAACGCCGCCGCCGCAGGACGAGCCGCGACCGCAACTGCGGCGCCACCGGAAGAACAAGGTGGTCGCCGGGGTGTGCGGCGGGCTGGGCAGGCATTTCGACCTCGACCCGGTGGTCTTCCGGGTCGTGCTCGGTGTGCTGGCGGTGACCGGCGGTGTCGGGCTGATCTTCTACGGGTTCGCCTGGCTGGTGATCCAGCAGGACGGCGAGGACGAGAACGAGGCGCGCAGGCTGCTGACCGGCCGGGTCGAGGGCGCTTCGATGGCGGCGGTGCTCCTGGCGCTGGCCGGGTGCGGGTTCTTCCTGTCGATGCTGCACTACGTGTCGGTGCTGGTCTTCGCCGCGCTGCTGTCGCTGGCCACCGCGGGCTGCGCGGTCTGGTCGGAGCGGCGCCGGATGGCCCCGCCCGAGACGGCCTCGCCGGTGCCGGGGGCCACCAGGGCGCCGGGGGCTTCGGGTACGGCCGGGCAGAAGGTGCCGGACGCGCCGCCGGAGACGAAGGCGCCGCCGACGCCGGGCAGTCCGTCCTGGTGGCGGGACCCGATCGTCAAGGACGGCACGACGGGACCGGTCGGTTCGGGCTACCTCTGGGGGCCCTCGGACTCCGCCGCGGAGCCGCCGCCGTCCCGCCAGTCCCCCTGGACCGCCGCTCCGGCGGCGGCGAGCCGCGGGCCGCGCGGCATCGGCGGCCGGGTCTTCCTGCTCGCGCTGGTCGCGGCCGGTCTCGGCACCGGTCTCGCGTGGCACGGCCACCCGGTCGGCACGAGCCTCCAGATCGGGCTGTCCTGTGCGCTCGCGGTCTTCGGACTGGGCATGCTGCTCAGCGCGTTCGTCGGCCGGACCGGCGGCGGCACGCTCGTCATGGTGGTGCTCACCACCGGGCTGCTGGCCGGGGCGACCGCGCTGCCGAAGGATGTCTCCCCGCACTGGGTGCGCACGGATTGGCGGCCCACCTCGCCGACGGACGTCCGGCCCCGCTACCAGGTCGGCTCGGGCGTCGGCACGCTGGACCTCGGCGGCCTCGATGTGGCGCCGGGTCAGTCCGTGAGTACCCGGGTGGTGGTGGGCGCCGGGCGGGCGACGGTCGTCGTACCGAAGAATGTGACGGTGCGGCTGAAGGTCACGGTCGGCCTCGGGGACGTCCAGCTGCCCGGCGAAGGGCCGAACGACATCGACATCTCGCCGGGCCAGGACAGAACGGTGACGCTCCCCGCCGTACCGGTGGTCGGCAAGGCGGTCAACGATGCGATCGGCGGCGCACCGCGCACCGTGAACCTGTATGTGGAAGTCGGCGTCGGACAGGCGGAGGTGACCCGTGCGAAGTGA
- a CDS encoding PspC domain-containing protein — translation MPVAPPRPAGAAASEAPDEPPLRKLYRSAEGRMLGGVARGLAGHLGVPVSWVRAAFIVLFTLEGLGALLYVAFWFVVPLGAGGVEANRSLFEESPDGRRKLLRKPDGGQIVALVALIIGVAIFIGNVDIGGDASPYIWPVLLIGAGVVLVWRQADNSRRAHWTEVGRRSRLLPLGRALAGVALVGAGLAAFIVIRGSSAQLGNVLTATLAVLAGIALLAGPWLVRMTQDLSQERLMRIRAQERAEVAAHVHDSVLHTLTLIQRNAEDPGEVRRLARAQERELRAWLYKPEGTGKDKDDEPETLAEAVKQSAAEVEDKHGVPLEVVVVGDCPLDEKLSAQMQAAREAMVNAAKYGGEGGAVQVYAEVEGRTVFVSVRDRGPGFDLDAVPDDRMGVRESIIGRMQRNGGTASLRSAPDGGTVVELEMERA, via the coding sequence ATGCCAGTCGCCCCGCCCCGCCCCGCAGGCGCCGCCGCCTCCGAAGCGCCGGACGAACCACCGCTGCGCAAGCTGTACCGCAGCGCCGAAGGGCGCATGCTGGGCGGCGTCGCGCGCGGGCTCGCCGGTCATCTCGGGGTGCCCGTCTCCTGGGTACGTGCCGCCTTCATCGTGCTCTTCACCCTGGAGGGCCTCGGGGCGCTGCTGTACGTCGCGTTCTGGTTCGTCGTACCGCTCGGCGCGGGCGGCGTCGAAGCGAACCGTTCCCTCTTCGAGGAGTCCCCGGACGGCCGCCGGAAGTTGCTGCGCAAACCGGACGGCGGCCAGATCGTCGCCCTGGTCGCGCTGATCATCGGCGTGGCGATCTTCATCGGGAACGTGGACATCGGCGGCGACGCGAGCCCGTACATCTGGCCCGTCCTGCTGATCGGCGCCGGTGTCGTCCTGGTCTGGCGCCAGGCGGACAACTCGCGGCGCGCCCACTGGACGGAGGTCGGCCGCCGCAGCCGGCTGCTCCCGCTGGGCCGCGCCCTGGCCGGAGTCGCGCTGGTGGGCGCCGGTCTGGCCGCGTTCATCGTGATCCGCGGCTCCTCGGCCCAGCTCGGCAACGTCCTCACCGCGACCCTCGCCGTGCTCGCCGGTATCGCTCTCCTCGCGGGCCCCTGGCTCGTACGGATGACGCAGGACCTCTCCCAGGAACGCCTGATGCGCATCCGCGCCCAGGAGCGCGCGGAGGTCGCCGCCCACGTCCACGACTCCGTCCTGCACACCCTGACCCTGATCCAGCGCAACGCGGAGGACCCGGGCGAGGTCCGGCGGCTGGCCCGCGCCCAGGAACGTGAGCTGCGCGCCTGGCTGTACAAGCCCGAGGGCACCGGCAAGGACAAGGACGACGAACCCGAGACCCTCGCGGAAGCCGTCAAACAGTCCGCCGCCGAGGTCGAGGACAAGCACGGGGTCCCGCTGGAGGTCGTGGTCGTCGGCGACTGCCCGCTCGACGAGAAGCTGTCCGCACAGATGCAGGCCGCGCGGGAAGCCATGGTGAACGCCGCCAAGTACGGTGGCGAGGGCGGGGCGGTACAGGTCTACGCGGAGGTCGAGGGCCGTACGGTCTTCGTGTCCGTACGGGACCGGGGCCCCGGCTTCGACCTGGACGCGGTACCGGACGACCGCATGGGCGTACGAGAATCGATCATCGGCCGTATGCAGCGCAACGGCGGCACGGCAAGCCTGCGTTCCGCTCCCGACGGCGGCACCGTAGTGGAACTGGAGATGGAGCGAGCATGA
- a CDS encoding LuxR C-terminal-related transcriptional regulator, translating to MTEPTETGATAESRRVRVVLVDDHRMFRTGVQAEIGQTETTGVEVVGEAADVDQAVTVIKATRPEVVLLDVHLPGGGGVEVLRRSAALMSDPEHPVRFLALSVSDAAEDVIGVIRGGARGYVTKTITGSDLVDSVFRVQDGDAVFSPRLAGFVLDAFASTDAPPVDEDMDRLTQREREVLRLIARGYAYKEIAKQLFISVKTVESHVSAVLRKLQLSNRHELTRWATARRLV from the coding sequence ATGACCGAGCCCACCGAGACCGGAGCAACCGCAGAGAGCCGCAGGGTCCGGGTCGTGCTCGTCGACGACCACCGGATGTTCCGTACCGGAGTCCAGGCCGAGATCGGCCAGACGGAGACGACGGGCGTCGAGGTCGTCGGCGAGGCCGCCGACGTCGACCAGGCGGTCACGGTCATCAAGGCCACCCGCCCCGAGGTGGTCCTCCTCGACGTCCACCTCCCGGGCGGCGGCGGCGTCGAAGTCCTGCGCCGCTCGGCCGCGTTGATGTCCGACCCGGAGCACCCGGTCCGCTTCCTCGCCCTGTCCGTCTCGGACGCGGCGGAGGACGTCATCGGTGTGATCCGGGGCGGCGCCCGCGGCTACGTCACCAAGACGATCACCGGCTCCGACCTGGTCGACTCGGTCTTCCGCGTCCAGGACGGCGACGCGGTCTTCTCCCCGCGCCTCGCGGGCTTCGTCCTCGACGCCTTCGCCTCGACGGACGCCCCGCCGGTCGACGAGGACATGGACCGGCTGACCCAGCGCGAGCGCGAGGTCCTGCGGCTGATCGCGCGCGGCTACGCGTACAAGGAGATCGCGAAGCAGCTCTTCATCTCGGTGAAGACGGTCGAGTCGCACGTCTCGGCGGTGCTCAGGAAGCTCCAGCTCTCCAACCGCCATGAACTGACCCGCTGGGCTACGGCGCGACGGCTGGTCTGA
- a CDS encoding HD domain-containing protein, translated as MTDDLSSVAHFLFGAGTLKQARRTGWWMAGVRDPESVADHSWRTSLIASIIAKLEGADPARAAFLAVWHDSQESRTGDVNYLGKKYASGADPREVTADQVAGMPEVLASTVRDLVAEYEAKESPEAVCARDADKLECLLQGIEYKAQGYENAQRWIDNSRPRLVTDTACRLADELLGQGSLDWLREALGEQKR; from the coding sequence GTGACTGACGACCTGTCCTCGGTGGCGCACTTCCTCTTCGGAGCGGGCACGCTCAAGCAGGCGCGGCGCACTGGCTGGTGGATGGCCGGAGTGCGTGATCCGGAGAGCGTCGCCGACCACTCGTGGCGTACCTCGCTGATCGCCTCGATCATCGCGAAGCTGGAGGGCGCGGACCCGGCGCGGGCGGCGTTCCTCGCGGTGTGGCACGACTCGCAGGAGTCCCGTACCGGAGACGTCAACTACCTGGGCAAGAAGTACGCGTCGGGTGCGGACCCCAGGGAAGTGACCGCCGACCAGGTAGCCGGTATGCCGGAGGTCCTCGCGTCCACGGTGCGTGATCTGGTCGCGGAGTACGAGGCCAAGGAGTCGCCGGAAGCGGTCTGCGCCCGGGACGCGGACAAGCTGGAATGCCTGCTCCAGGGCATCGAGTACAAGGCACAGGGGTACGAGAACGCTCAGCGGTGGATCGACAACAGCCGACCTCGGCTGGTCACGGACACCGCGTGCCGTCTCGCCGACGAACTGCTCGGTCAGGGCTCGCTGGACTGGCTGCGGGAGGCGCTCGGAGAACAGAAGCGCTGA
- a CDS encoding FMN-binding negative transcriptional regulator, which yields MFVQPWDAGLDEAEWRTWLAEGHDFGQLAVNGLPGHPPVVVPTHFICDGRHLLVHLARPNPVWKAIEHDPNVVLGVIGDYAFIPGPWRAKADIPPQDGVPTSYYAAVQFTCRATVVDDPEAKAELLRRQLAHFQPEGDHAPVAVDQPPYGRMLSGIRGLSLEVTEVRAKFKYDDHKPVEYRAAVADHLTARGAGLDVPAARQQRRRLDRLGPWKP from the coding sequence ATGTTCGTACAGCCCTGGGACGCCGGTCTGGACGAAGCCGAGTGGCGGACCTGGCTGGCCGAGGGGCACGACTTCGGGCAGCTGGCCGTCAACGGCCTGCCCGGCCACCCGCCGGTCGTCGTCCCCACCCACTTCATCTGCGACGGGCGCCACCTCCTGGTGCACCTCGCACGGCCCAACCCCGTCTGGAAGGCGATCGAGCACGATCCGAACGTCGTCCTCGGTGTCATCGGCGACTACGCGTTCATCCCCGGCCCCTGGCGCGCCAAGGCCGACATCCCGCCCCAGGACGGCGTTCCCACCAGCTATTACGCGGCCGTCCAGTTCACCTGCCGCGCCACGGTCGTCGACGACCCGGAGGCCAAGGCCGAACTGCTGCGCCGCCAGCTCGCCCACTTCCAGCCCGAGGGCGACCACGCCCCCGTCGCCGTCGACCAGCCGCCGTACGGACGGATGCTGTCCGGCATCCGTGGCCTGAGTCTGGAAGTCACCGAGGTGCGGGCCAAGTTCAAGTACGACGACCACAAACCCGTCGAGTACCGGGCCGCCGTCGCCGACCACCTCACCGCGCGCGGCGCGGGACTCGACGTCCCCGCCGCCCGTCAGCAGCGCCGCCGCCTGGACCGCCTCGGTCCCTGGAAACCCTGA
- a CDS encoding ATP-binding protein: protein MNSGMPKDIEWRLPRRPRSVGRARALLSEQMRAWKVPDEVADTSVPLLSELMTNAVRHAYVPPG, encoded by the coding sequence ATGAACAGCGGAATGCCCAAGGACATCGAATGGCGGCTCCCCCGCCGCCCCCGCAGCGTGGGCCGGGCCCGTGCGCTGCTCAGCGAGCAGATGCGGGCCTGGAAGGTGCCGGACGAGGTGGCCGACACGTCCGTCCCCCTGCTCAGCGAGCTGATGACGAACGCGGTGCGGCACGCGTACGTACCCCCGGGCTGA
- a CDS encoding DUF397 domain-containing protein, translated as MSEMLDWFKSSYSDDQGGNCVEVALSWRKSSYSDDQGGECVEVATCPTTVHVRDSKLVDSPQLALPAPSWAAFLAYAARN; from the coding sequence GTGAGCGAGATGCTTGATTGGTTCAAGTCCAGCTACAGCGACGACCAGGGCGGCAACTGCGTGGAAGTCGCCCTTTCCTGGCGCAAGTCCAGTTACAGCGACGATCAGGGTGGCGAATGCGTAGAGGTCGCCACCTGCCCCACGACCGTCCACGTCCGGGACTCGAAGCTGGTCGACAGTCCCCAACTCGCCCTCCCCGCCCCCTCATGGGCCGCCTTCCTCGCGTACGCCGCCCGGAACTGA
- a CDS encoding TetR/AcrR family transcriptional regulator — translation MTEEPERPAAYREPRQARSAATLARVLRAAEEIASTDGLEEMTIAGVAERAGVSVGTIYRRFEDKEQLISALSDRMLERREEYVAEQLRTAEPSLPGVMDAYAHALLQSFADSSSLFPELLRTRATRSLDRGARTITELHRLLLEAAAPYTDQICRSQPQQALDTVARAVLGACFHNSVRPDPAEEAAMRRYADELSNMAIAYLFTPDRRRSADT, via the coding sequence ATGACCGAGGAGCCGGAGCGTCCAGCGGCCTACCGGGAGCCCCGGCAGGCCCGCAGTGCCGCGACCCTGGCCCGCGTACTGCGGGCAGCCGAGGAGATCGCCTCCACCGACGGCCTGGAGGAGATGACGATCGCCGGCGTCGCGGAACGCGCCGGGGTCTCCGTCGGCACGATCTACCGCCGCTTCGAAGACAAAGAGCAGCTGATCAGCGCCCTGTCCGACCGGATGCTGGAGCGCCGGGAGGAGTACGTGGCCGAGCAACTGCGTACGGCCGAGCCCTCACTCCCCGGCGTCATGGACGCTTACGCACACGCCTTGCTGCAGTCCTTCGCCGACAGCAGCAGCCTCTTCCCCGAGTTGCTGCGCACGCGGGCGACCAGGTCACTGGATCGCGGCGCCCGCACCATCACCGAACTCCACCGCCTCCTGCTCGAAGCAGCAGCCCCCTACACCGACCAGATCTGCCGCTCCCAGCCGCAGCAGGCACTGGACACCGTGGCCCGCGCCGTCCTGGGCGCCTGCTTCCACAACTCCGTACGCCCCGACCCCGCCGAAGAAGCGGCCATGCGCCGGTACGCGGACGAGCTCAGCAACATGGCAATCGCCTACCTGTTCACTCCCGACCGGCGCCGCAGCGCCGACACCTGA